One genomic region from Streptomyces sp. NBC_01304 encodes:
- a CDS encoding ABC transporter substrate-binding protein encodes MSRRTIRTIAAAGALLLAATACNSASTSSGDGDKGSSARGVSADSIKVGGIVSMTTASGYSKKDTDLGAKARYDRANAEGGINGRKIDYLGAEDDGQDGGKNMAAARKLVQQEKVFAVSPMSSTTFSGADFLEKQKVPTFGWGTLPSFCGQNKFLYGFNGCLVPMPGGTITQSWPEGLAHVLGGAKGKSVAIIANDNEPGKFSIRTYQQGFKTAGFKVTYAKANVPTTTAPSDWSAYTKALLRSNGGKAPDAIVSVMQTPYNIGLFTALKRAGYKGVLTDPTDYDPALLAKDATKQALDGVHVLLAFEPFESTSPSMKQFKEDIKKAAGKDVPLNMHMMTGYMSADLFLSIAEKAGKDLTVESFQKAADGFSDTGTMVGDRALPKGQREAFGCGALVQLKDGKYAVSSPFKCYEPIPFK; translated from the coding sequence GTGTCGCGACGAACCATCCGAACCATCGCCGCAGCGGGGGCACTGCTGCTCGCCGCCACCGCGTGCAACTCCGCCTCCACGTCAAGTGGCGATGGGGACAAAGGCAGTTCGGCACGCGGCGTGAGCGCCGACTCCATCAAGGTCGGCGGCATCGTGTCGATGACGACCGCGAGCGGTTACAGCAAGAAGGACACCGACCTCGGCGCCAAGGCCCGCTACGACCGCGCCAACGCGGAGGGCGGCATCAACGGCCGCAAGATCGACTACCTGGGCGCGGAGGACGACGGGCAGGACGGCGGCAAGAACATGGCCGCGGCCCGCAAACTCGTCCAGCAGGAGAAGGTCTTCGCCGTCTCCCCGATGAGCTCCACCACCTTCTCCGGCGCCGACTTCCTGGAGAAGCAGAAGGTGCCGACCTTCGGCTGGGGCACCCTTCCCTCGTTCTGCGGCCAGAACAAGTTCCTCTACGGCTTCAACGGCTGCCTGGTCCCGATGCCCGGCGGCACCATCACCCAGAGCTGGCCCGAGGGCCTCGCCCACGTCCTCGGCGGCGCCAAGGGCAAGTCGGTGGCGATCATCGCCAATGACAACGAGCCCGGCAAGTTCAGCATCCGTACGTACCAACAGGGCTTCAAGACGGCCGGCTTCAAGGTGACGTACGCCAAGGCCAACGTCCCCACCACCACCGCGCCCAGCGACTGGTCCGCGTACACCAAGGCCCTGCTGCGCAGCAACGGCGGCAAGGCGCCCGACGCGATCGTCTCGGTGATGCAGACCCCGTACAACATCGGCCTGTTCACGGCCCTCAAGCGCGCCGGCTACAAGGGCGTGCTCACCGACCCGACGGACTACGACCCGGCCCTGCTCGCCAAGGACGCCACCAAGCAGGCGCTCGACGGGGTGCACGTGCTGCTCGCCTTCGAGCCGTTCGAGTCGACGAGCCCCTCGATGAAGCAGTTCAAGGAAGACATCAAGAAGGCCGCGGGCAAGGACGTACCGCTCAACATGCACATGATGACCGGCTACATGTCCGCGGACCTCTTCCTCTCGATCGCGGAGAAGGCCGGCAAGGACCTGACCGTCGAGTCGTTCCAGAAGGCGGCGGACGGCTTCTCCGACACCGGCACGATGGTCGGCGACCGGGCCCTGCCCAAGGGGCAGCGGGAGGCGTTCGGGTGCGGGGCGCTCGTACAGCTCAAGGACGGGAAGTACGCGGTGTCGTCGCCGTTCAAGTGCTACGAGCCCATTCCCTTCAAGTAG